GCACGGAGCGCAGATCGGTGAAGGGGGGCAGGACGGCGACCTCGACGGCCTCGTAGTCCTTGTCGGCCAAGGCGAAGGCGAGCTTCTGGGTGTGGGCGATGGCCTCGAGGTGGTTGAGGTTCATCTTCCAGTTGCCCGCCATCAGCGGCGTGCGCGTACTCATGCTTGCTCAGTCCTCCAGTGCGGCGAGGCCGGGGAGCGTCTTGCCCTCGAGGTATTCGAGGGAGGCGCCGCCGCCGGTCGAGATGTGGCCGAATGCGGTCTCGTCGAAGCCCAGGGTGCGGACGGCCGCGGCGGAGTCGCCGCCGCCCACCACGGTGAAGCCCGGGGAGTCGAGGAGGGCCTGGGCGACCGCCTTGGTGCCCTCGGCGTAGTCGGGGTGCTCGAAGACGCCCATGGGGCCGTTCCAGAAGACGGTGGCGGCGTCGGCGAGCTTCGAGGCGTACAGCTTGCGGGACTCAGGCCCGATGTCGAGACCCATCTGGTCGGCCGGGACGGCGTTCGCGGCGACGGTGTTCGGGTTGGCCGGGGCCTTGGTCTTCAGGTCCGGGAACTCGGGGGCGGCCACCACGTCGACGGGGAGAACCAGCTCGACACCGTTCTTCTCGGCGCGCTCGATGTACTCGACGACGGCCGGGATCTGGTCCTCCTGGAGGAGGGAGCTGCCGACCTCGTAGCCCTTGGCCTTCAGGAAGGTGTAGGCCATGCCGCCGCCGATGAGCAGCCGGTCGGCCTTGCCGAGCAGCTGGTCGATGACGGCGAGCTTGTCGGAGACCTTGGCGCCGCCGAGGGCGACGACGTAGGGGCGCTTGACGTCCTCGGTGAGCTTCTTCAGGACGGCGACCTCGGTGGCGATGAGGTAGCCGGCGGCGTGCGGCAGCCGGGCCGGCAGGTCGACGACCGAGGCGTGCTTGCGGTGCACCGCTCCGAAGCCGTCGCCCACGTACAGATCGGCGAGCTCGGCGAGCTGGTCGGCGAAGGCTCCGCGCTCGGCGTCGTCCTTGGCGGTCTCGCCTGCGTTGAAGCGCAGGTTCTCGATGACGGCGACCTGGCCGTCGGCGAGGCCGGCGACCGTGGAACGGGCGGACTCGCCGACCGTGTCGGTCGCGAAGGCCACGTCGGCGCCCAGGAGTTCACCCAGGCGCGCGGCGGCGGGACCGAGCGAGAAGGCCGGGTCCGGGGCGCCCTTGGGGCGGCCCAGGTGCGAGGCGACGACCACGCGGGCGCCCGCCTCGGCGAGGGCCTTGACGGTGGGCAGCACGGCCCGGATGCGACCGTCATCGGTGATCTTGGTGCCGTCCAGCGGCACGTTCAGGTCGGCGCGGACGAAGACCCGCTGGCCGCCCACGCCTTCGGCGAGAAGTTCGTCGATCGTCTTCATGGAGGGAACTCCTGAGGAGGGCTCGTGATGCTCGTGATCGTAGGAGGGCTGATCTGCACGTGAGTCAGGGCTCGGGCAGCGCGTCCCTGCGCTGCCCGAGCCCTGCTCTCACATCGAAGTGCCTGCTCTGTCGATCAGAGCTGGTTGCCGACGAAGACCGTCAGGTCGACGAGGCGGTT
The nucleotide sequence above comes from Streptomyces sp. NL15-2K. Encoded proteins:
- a CDS encoding phosphoglycerate kinase, with amino-acid sequence MKTIDELLAEGVGGQRVFVRADLNVPLDGTKITDDGRIRAVLPTVKALAEAGARVVVASHLGRPKGAPDPAFSLGPAAARLGELLGADVAFATDTVGESARSTVAGLADGQVAVIENLRFNAGETAKDDAERGAFADQLAELADLYVGDGFGAVHRKHASVVDLPARLPHAAGYLIATEVAVLKKLTEDVKRPYVVALGGAKVSDKLAVIDQLLGKADRLLIGGGMAYTFLKAKGYEVGSSLLQEDQIPAVVEYIERAEKNGVELVLPVDVVAAPEFPDLKTKAPANPNTVAANAVPADQMGLDIGPESRKLYASKLADAATVFWNGPMGVFEHPDYAEGTKAVAQALLDSPGFTVVGGGDSAAAVRTLGFDETAFGHISTGGGASLEYLEGKTLPGLAALED